One genomic window of Canis aureus isolate CA01 chromosome 15, VMU_Caureus_v.1.0, whole genome shotgun sequence includes the following:
- the RNF122 gene encoding RING finger protein 122 isoform X1, with translation MHPFQWCNGCFCGLGLVSTNKSCSMPPISFQDLPLNIYMVIFGTGIFVFMLSLIFCCYFISKLRNQAQSERYGYKEVVLKGDAKKLQLYGQTCAVCLEDFKGKDELGVLPCQHAFHRKCLVKWLEVRCVCPMCNKPIAGPSEATQSIGILLDELV, from the exons GGTGTTTCTGTGGCCTGGGACTGGTTAGTACCAACAAGTCCTGCTCAATGCCACCCATCAGTTTCCAGGACCTTCCCCTCAACATCTACATGGTCATCTTCGGCACGGGCATCTTTGTCTTCATGCTCAGCCTCATCTTCTGCTGCTATTTTATCAg CAAACTCCGGAACCAGGCACAGAGTGAACGATACGGCTATAAGGAG GTGGTACTTAAAGGAGATGCCAAGAAACTGCAATTATATGGG CAGACCTGTGCAGTCTGTCTGGAAGACTTCAAGGGGAAGGATGAGCTAGGTGTGCTCCCATGCCAACATGCCTTTCACCGGAA GTGTCTGGTGAAGTGGCTGGAAGTACGCTGTGTCTGCCCTATGTGTAACAAACCCATTGCTGGGCCCTCAGAGGCCACACAGAGCATCGGGATCCTATTGGATGAGCTGGTGTGA
- the RNF122 gene encoding RING finger protein 122 isoform X2 encodes MHPFQWCNGCFCGLGLVSTNKSCSMPPISFQDLPLNIYMVIFGTGIFVFMLSLIFCCYFISKLRNQAQSERYGYKEVVLKGDAKKLQLYGTCAVCLEDFKGKDELGVLPCQHAFHRKCLVKWLEVRCVCPMCNKPIAGPSEATQSIGILLDELV; translated from the exons GGTGTTTCTGTGGCCTGGGACTGGTTAGTACCAACAAGTCCTGCTCAATGCCACCCATCAGTTTCCAGGACCTTCCCCTCAACATCTACATGGTCATCTTCGGCACGGGCATCTTTGTCTTCATGCTCAGCCTCATCTTCTGCTGCTATTTTATCAg CAAACTCCGGAACCAGGCACAGAGTGAACGATACGGCTATAAGGAG GTGGTACTTAAAGGAGATGCCAAGAAACTGCAATTATATGGG ACCTGTGCAGTCTGTCTGGAAGACTTCAAGGGGAAGGATGAGCTAGGTGTGCTCCCATGCCAACATGCCTTTCACCGGAA GTGTCTGGTGAAGTGGCTGGAAGTACGCTGTGTCTGCCCTATGTGTAACAAACCCATTGCTGGGCCCTCAGAGGCCACACAGAGCATCGGGATCCTATTGGATGAGCTGGTGTGA